A part of Olleya sp. Bg11-27 genomic DNA contains:
- the gap gene encoding type I glyceraldehyde-3-phosphate dehydrogenase, with the protein MSTLKLGINGFGRIGRIVFRATVKRNDVEVVAINDLLDVDHLAYLLKYDSVHGRFDGTIEVKDGNLVVDGKTIRITAEKDPKNLKWNEAGATVVAECTGIFTTLETANYHIEGGAKKVVISAPSKDAPMFVMGVNDDTLTAENTIVSNASCTTNCLAPLAKVIEDNFGIEEALMTTIHAATSTQFTVDAPSRKNYRLGRSALNNIIPTSTGAAKAVGKVIPELDGKITGMAFRVPTVDVSVVDLTVKTKKETSLAEIKAAMKKASEGAMKGVLGYTEDAVVSQDFVSEVQTSVFDADSAIELNSTFFKLVSWYDNEFGYSNKLVDLAQKINAL; encoded by the coding sequence ATGTCAACATTAAAATTAGGAATAAACGGATTTGGTAGAATTGGTCGTATCGTATTTAGAGCGACTGTAAAACGTAACGATGTAGAAGTTGTTGCGATTAATGATTTGTTAGATGTAGACCATTTAGCATATTTATTAAAATACGATTCCGTACACGGAAGATTTGATGGTACTATTGAGGTTAAGGATGGGAATCTAGTGGTGGATGGAAAAACAATCCGTATCACTGCCGAAAAAGATCCTAAAAATTTAAAATGGAATGAAGCAGGAGCAACAGTTGTTGCAGAATGTACAGGTATTTTTACAACTTTAGAAACAGCAAACTATCATATTGAAGGTGGGGCCAAAAAAGTAGTGATTTCTGCACCAAGTAAAGATGCACCAATGTTTGTAATGGGTGTAAATGATGATACATTAACTGCTGAAAACACTATCGTGTCAAATGCATCATGTACAACAAATTGTTTAGCACCTTTAGCTAAAGTAATTGAAGATAATTTTGGTATTGAAGAAGCTTTAATGACAACTATTCATGCTGCAACTTCAACACAATTTACTGTGGATGCACCATCACGTAAAAACTACCGTTTAGGTCGTAGTGCTTTAAATAATATCATTCCAACATCTACAGGAGCTGCAAAAGCAGTAGGTAAAGTAATCCCTGAATTAGATGGTAAAATTACTGGTATGGCTTTTAGAGTACCAACAGTAGATGTTTCTGTAGTTGATTTAACAGTTAAAACTAAAAAAGAAACGTCTTTAGCAGAAATTAAAGCAGCTATGAAAAAAGCATCTGAAGGTGCTATGAAAGGTGTTTTAGGTTATACTGAAGATGCTGTGGTCTCTCAAGATTTTGTTAGCGAAGTACAAACAAGTGTGTTTGATGCAGATTCGGCTATCGAATTAAATTCAACATTCTTTAAATTAGTTTCTTGGTATGATAATGAATTTGGATACTCAAATAAATTAGTAGATTTAGCGCAAAAAATTAACGCGCTATAA
- a CDS encoding N-acetylglucosamine kinase: MILVVDSGSTKCDWIAVDKNGNQLLEKIRTKGLNPAILSEKKIKKILKKSTTLKDNRDKVTHVFFYGAGCGTENPRLMLKVILQEFFPKADILVDEDTMAAVYATISAPTEAAVVCILGTGSNCSYYDGTKLHQRVKSLGYTIMDDASGNYYGKELLRDYYFNHMPEDIRIAFAHKHNLEADYIKYNLYKQPNPNAYLAHFAEFMILNKDSKYILELIKSGIRRFAKNMILQYEEEIKTVPVHFAGSIAFFCQDEIKAVAEELGFKVGNFERRPIEGLVSFHTKTIV, translated from the coding sequence ATGATTTTAGTTGTTGATAGTGGTTCTACAAAATGCGATTGGATAGCAGTAGACAAAAATGGAAACCAATTACTTGAAAAAATACGCACTAAAGGCTTAAATCCTGCTATACTTTCTGAGAAAAAAATTAAAAAAATATTAAAAAAGAGTACGACTTTAAAGGATAATAGAGATAAGGTAACACATGTCTTTTTTTACGGTGCAGGGTGTGGAACAGAAAACCCACGTTTAATGCTTAAGGTCATTCTACAAGAGTTTTTTCCAAAGGCAGATATTTTAGTAGATGAAGATACTATGGCAGCTGTATATGCAACCATTAGTGCACCAACAGAAGCTGCTGTAGTTTGTATTTTAGGGACAGGTTCTAACTGCAGTTATTATGATGGAACAAAGCTACATCAACGTGTAAAATCTCTAGGGTATACCATAATGGATGATGCGTCAGGTAATTATTACGGAAAAGAGCTTCTTAGAGATTACTATTTTAATCACATGCCAGAAGATATTAGGATTGCTTTTGCTCATAAACATAATTTAGAAGCTGATTATATAAAATATAATCTTTATAAACAACCTAATCCTAATGCTTATTTAGCTCATTTTGCCGAGTTTATGATATTAAATAAAGATTCTAAATATATATTAGAATTAATTAAATCAGGAATTAGACGTTTTGCAAAAAACATGATATTGCAATATGAAGAAGAAATTAAAACAGTGCCAGTACATTTTGCTGGTTCAATCGCGTTTTTCTGTCAAGATGAAATAAAAGCTGTTGCTGAGGAATTAGGGTTTAAAGTTGGTAATTTTGAAAGGCGTCCAATTGAAGGATTAGTTTCTTTTCATACAAAAACGATAGTCTAA